Below is a window of Bos indicus isolate NIAB-ARS_2022 breed Sahiwal x Tharparkar chromosome 19, NIAB-ARS_B.indTharparkar_mat_pri_1.0, whole genome shotgun sequence DNA.
CTTCCCAACAACGATAAGTTTCTTTAAGTTAAGAAAGAGGTCATAGGCCTTCCCTCCTAGGCCactggttgagaatccaccttgcaatgcaggggacatggtcagggaactaagatatcaCATGCTGCGGACCAACTAAGCCTGCAGGCTGCAGCTAGGGTCAGGGCACCGCAATGAAAGATGCTGCGTGAGGCAACAaagattccccccacccccacccccagccacgacttagacctgacacagccaaataaatgcgtcaatttttaaaaagaatgagatcacACTTCCACTCTCCAAACACTATAGGGACCTGGTAATGGCTTTTGTTCACAATGACCATGGGAAGAGTTTTGAATGCCCCAAGGAAGCCTCACAcctttgaccttgtttttttcatttactggcatgccacgtggcttgtgggattccccaaccagagattgaatccaggcccttggcagtgacagccaagtcctaatcactgaatcaccagggaattttcttgctttttctttttttaaagattttccacCCTGGCTTCCTCAGACGCCTAAATTTTGGTCACCCACCCCCTCATCCAGGGACTGCCAGTGGGAAGGGAGCAGATGTTCAAGGATCCTTTTGGGGGGGTTCCGTTCAGGGCAGTGGAACTCCTAGGTTCTCTCTCCAGCtccaggtgggtgggtgggggtgctgAGCACACTTCCAACTTAGCCCAGCAGCTCACAGACCTCCCCTCAAATCGTGGGACCCAACCTGGCTCTGCGTGAACTGGTGCTTGGCACCACCACCCAGCTGCTCACAATGGCATCCCCTTTGACTGTCTTGATCACTGAGATCCAACCTAAAGGCTTGCTATGCATCCAAAGGATCTGAGACTTTAGTGGAAAACAAGGTACAGAACACTATGCAGAATGTGCCCTTGTACACCTTCACAATTATTTCTGGAAACAGGTGATGGTGGTGGCCTTACGGAAGGAAAAAGGGGAGGGCCGGGGGATACACTGGGGAGGATACTGGCTTTTCACCACGGGCGTTTTGGACCAGGGGCATAGTTTTTAACTATGCAACCAAtaaatttttaaaccattttcacCATTAGGACAAAGAAACTGCCTTTTAAATCCTAGGTTTAGAAAGGTAACAAGTCAGCCCCGATCGTTCCTCTGAGAACACAACAGTCTCTTCCCCCTGTTGAAATCCTTCTCCCAAGGCCTTGGCACTCAGTGTTGAATGGCCATAATTTACTTCCCCAGCTAAATGCAAAGCATTCCCTAAACAAGAGGAACTGCAGAATAAAGACAAAGGTGGGGGGTAGGGAAAGTAATATGGCTGAGAGTGGCTTTTGCCTCGTATATGCCTTGACCTTCCATGACCTGAGTACCGCACGCAAGGCGTCTGGGTGGTGGGATGTGGGCCCTGCCCCTAACCTACCAGGAGACAGAAGACACTGCACAAAGAACGGGGGGAAAAGCTACATGGGTTTGAAAGGAAGAAGTTTCTGAAGAAGCTCATTAATAATAGCTGAGGAGTATTTATTCagtaaaagataagaaaatgaataaagcagGACAGCTGGCAAAAACTCGTAAGCACAGCTTGACACCAGGGAGGCagatggatgggggtggggggtgtcatCCCTCTTGGCAGCTCAGTTACCTACAGAGACATCGTCTGAATTCATTTTTCAGCTACATGTGATCAGTCATTCattcaggaaatcttcctgagcAGCCTACTATGTGCAGGTCTATGCTGTCTCCAGCACTCAATTCATGAGATTGCAGTTTTGACCTTACTTCATCATCAGTGACAGGTCCTTGCTCTTACTGCAAAGCACATGTCAGCCTGGCCTCTCAAGCAAAAAGTAAAGATTATTCACAGACAAAACAGCTGGCCAGGGAACCACATGTGATATGCAAGTCAGAGTCGGATGGATCCGAGACAAGAGTCTAAGCAAACCAACTCAGAGTGAATCCCATTCAAACAGTACTTATAAAGGTTTTCTCACGCTATttacaattttaaagtaaatttacttTAGAAGCACCGAGGAACTCTTTATTTAATACCACCATAACATAAAAGTTCACACAACTGCTTCTTCAAACCATAATACAGAGCTTTATGACAACCTACAAGTGGGAACCCAAAGAAGGCAAACACCATGCCTCAGAGATCAGGAAACATTTACAAAGTTCAACTGTTAAAACAGTTCAACATTCCAGTAGTGAATCCAGCTTGGATGGCAGTATACACAGATTACACGTTCTTCAGGGAGGTGAGAGGCCTTTGGACTCTTCCCCAGGTGACTCCAGATGCTGGGCCTGCGGAACTTCTTTCAGAGGCGGGTTCTCCTCCAACGCAGTTTGGGATTCGACACCCATGGATTCAGATTTCCGGGACACTTGACTACCTTCCTGTTGCTTAAAACACCAGATATAAGTACATCACTCAAACGTTATCACTTTCATTCAACTGGCTGAAAGTATTAATATATGACGAGGCACATTCTATCACTGAGTCAAAAATTTAGCATTACTATCTCAGGTCAAATTCAATTATACACAATAAACACGAAAACTCTCTACAGAACCACAATTTTAAAAGCCCTCATGACAATTCACTTGTTCCATGCAGCAATCCTTATCACAAAATTCTAGTTTACTCAGTCTACCAGGATTTGATCTGGAACCACGGGTGGAGAAAGAAAACCAAGCCTTCTTTTAACCTCCGACAATCAATCCTAGTAAGAGCTGTGATAATAAAATACTCACAGTCCTTGCTTTTTCTACTCGTCTTAAAATGACACCTTCCGCCAACAAAGCCTTCCCTGCTTCCACAAATAACTTCTCTTCATCTGTTTCTCCAAGTTTCTGTAGCTCAATGTACTTCTCCACGAACCTAGAATTCCAAGCAGTCACATCTTTGCTCTGTATACTGAGAGTTGTCAAATCCTGCTGTTACACATTACCAAGTATTCCCTTAAGAGATCTTCCCATAGGAACATCTTTTTCCTCAAGTGGAATTCAACAAGACTCCTCAACCTGACAACTAAGCTCTAAAACAAGGAAAGGTAACCCAAGACTTGTGGACTGACTTACCGTTGACAGGTAGACTTGAAGTTTGGGTTGAACAGATCAAAAGCTTTTGGACCAGATCCATAGGCTGCATAAAATTTCCTTGAAAATACAAAGCAATACAATATAAATCTCCAGTTATAGATCATGGCCAAGAATGGAGTAAAGAATAATTGCTAGACCCTGAGAAATTGAGTATAACATGACTTACAGACCCTGAGCCAAACAGCTTTTGTCTTCAATAAGCCATGTGTGCACATGGTAAATACATGAAATGTTACAGAAAGGCATCCAGGGCAAAGTAGCACTCCCCCTCAGCCCTGTACCCCATCTCCCAGTTCCCCTCCAAGTAAGCAACACTAACCAGTTCCCTGTGTACCCACCCAGGAATGTTCTATCCATATGAGTATACATGTATCTATCATTCCCTGTGCTCAGCCACATTGTGTAACCCCCAGGACAGTAAACACATCTTgcctttttacttaatatttctcAGAGATCATTTCAATTCACGGCATGTAGATTGCTTTTAGTCCTTTGCTATTTTAGTGTTGCAATGATTACCTTTATCCACATTTCTTGGTGTACTATGgaataatttcataaaaatggattattgaggctttcctggtggctcagtggtgaagaacccacctgccaatgcaagagacacggctTTGGTCCCCGGtcagggaaaatcccacatgccatggagcaactaagtccgtgcacaactactgagcctgtgctctagaacttaggagccgcaactactgagcccatttgccacatctactgaagcccgcacattTTAGAGCCCATGCTtcctaacaagagaagccactgcattgagaagcccatgcaccacagagTGTAGCCCCCATtctccgcaaccagagaaaagcctttggagcaatgaagacccagcacagccaaaaataaataaattaaaaaactattttttaaaaatagtactgTTGGGTCAAGATACCTTAATTTGTAATCTGACCTTCCAAACTGCCAAAATGCTttccagagggaggggctgtATCCATTTATACCCAGACAAGGGTATCAATAGGCAGATAGGAAACTGCCTATTCCCCAAACCCTGACCATATTATATTTCCCAACTTTTTGACCTTTATCAGTCTGACAGGTCACCTGTTgtacttcactgtagttttgcttttcttattaaaCAGACtcagtatcttttcatgtttaaaagcaaaggaattccctTTTCTGTGACCTATCcatgttctttgcccattttttccttttagtctttTTTACAGCAACGTAAACAGGAAACTAGCCCTTCGTCATACACGTCACCAAAGTTCTTCCCAGTACGTCAGCcgattttttattttgcttatggtAGTTTTTATGTGCAGAAAACTTTAATGCTTTCATTTATGGCTTCTAGATTTGGTGTGTTCTTTTTCAacttaaataagtttatttaaatatttacttacttggcTATGCCAGCAATCAGTtatggcacacgggatctttatttacagcatgtgaactctcagttgcgacatgtcccctgcatcgagagcaaggagtcttagccactggaccatcaggaaagccctggcTTCTGGGTTTTTATGTCATGCTTAGGTAGGCTTTTATTAATATCATTgagattatttttcaattatcccatgttttcttctattactttcatgattttgctttttccattaagATTTTGGCTTCCtagatgtctcagtggtaaagaatccacctcccaatgcaggagacacaggagactcaggttctatccctgggtcaggaatatcccctggaggaagacatggcaacccacttca
It encodes the following:
- the MRPS23 gene encoding small ribosomal subunit protein mS23 isoform X3, producing the protein MAGSRLETVGSIFTRTRDLIRAGVLKEKPLWFDVYNAFPPLREPVFRRPRLRYGKAKSPTQDIFYHEDQIRAKFYAAYGSGPKAFDLFNPNFKSTCQRFVEKYIELQKLGETDEEKLFVEAGKALLAEGVILRRVEKARTQQEGSQVSRKSESMGVESQTALEENPPLKEVPQAQHLESPGEESKGLSPP
- the MRPS23 gene encoding small ribosomal subunit protein mS23 isoform X2, producing MRRWINPEHCLVGLEFGNILPSSRTRDLIRAGVLKEKPLWFDVYNAFPPLREPVFRRPRLRYGKAKSPTQDIFYHEDQIRAKFYAAYGSGPKAFDLFNPNFKSTCQRFVEKYIELQKLGETDEEKLFVEAGKALLAEGVILRRVEKARTEGSQVSRKSESMGVESQTALEENPPLKEVPQAQHLESPGEESKGLSPP
- the MRPS23 gene encoding small ribosomal subunit protein mS23 isoform X1 translates to MRRWINPEHCLVGLEFGNILPSSRTRDLIRAGVLKEKPLWFDVYNAFPPLREPVFRRPRLRYGKAKSPTQDIFYHEDQIRAKFYAAYGSGPKAFDLFNPNFKSTCQRFVEKYIELQKLGETDEEKLFVEAGKALLAEGVILRRVEKARTQQEGSQVSRKSESMGVESQTALEENPPLKEVPQAQHLESPGEESKGLSPP